A single genomic interval of uncultured Pseudodesulfovibrio sp. harbors:
- the rpmC gene encoding 50S ribosomal protein L29 yields the protein MTSKELRELDDAKLVEKLTESRQELFSLRFKHATAQLENTRELGNVKKTIARILTIQQERQGA from the coding sequence CTGACTTCCAAAGAACTTCGTGAACTGGATGACGCAAAGCTCGTCGAAAAGCTGACCGAGTCCCGCCAGGAACTCTTCAGCCTCCGTTTCAAGCACGCCACCGCGCAGCTTGAAAATACCCGCGAGCTGGGTAACGTCAAAAAGACCATCGCCCGTATCCTGACTATCCAGCAGGAACGACAGGGAGCGTAG
- the rplX gene encoding 50S ribosomal protein L24 yields the protein MKTKIRKDDKVMVIAGKDKGKIGKVLKLLPKKDKVLVEKINMVQRHTKANPYAQQPGGIIEKEAPIHVSNVAVVCDACTKPTRIGYKKTEDGKKVRFCKKCNETFK from the coding sequence ATGAAGACTAAGATCCGTAAAGACGACAAAGTCATGGTCATCGCCGGGAAGGACAAGGGAAAGATCGGCAAGGTGCTCAAGCTGCTGCCCAAGAAGGACAAAGTCCTGGTTGAGAAGATCAACATGGTCCAGCGCCACACCAAAGCCAATCCCTATGCCCAGCAACCTGGCGGGATTATCGAGAAGGAAGCCCCGATCCATGTATCCAATGTGGCTGTTGTGTGCGATGCCTGCACCAAGCCCACGCGGATCGGGTACAAGAAGACTGAAGACGGCAAGAAGGTCCGCTTCTGCAAGAAGTGCAACGAGACCTTCAAATAG
- the rpsQ gene encoding 30S ribosomal protein S17, whose product MAEFKYKGNRRVLTGLVVSDKADKTIVVRVETLVKHPLLKKYIRRRKKFMAHDPANDCGVGDKVQIVESRPMSRRKRWHLVQILEKAV is encoded by the coding sequence ATGGCTGAGTTCAAATACAAAGGCAACAGGCGCGTGCTCACCGGCCTGGTCGTCTCCGATAAGGCTGACAAGACAATTGTCGTCCGTGTCGAGACCCTGGTGAAGCACCCCCTGCTGAAGAAGTACATCCGTCGCCGCAAGAAGTTCATGGCCCATGATCCGGCTAATGACTGCGGTGTTGGCGATAAGGTGCAGATTGTCGAATCGAGGCCCATGTCCCGGCGTAAGCGCTGGCACCTGGTTCAGATCCTCGAAAAGGCCGTCTAG
- the rplN gene encoding 50S ribosomal protein L14 gives MIQVESRLDVADNSGAKQVLCIKVLGGSKRRYASVGDIIVVSVKEAMPHSKVKKGSVMKAVVVRTKKEIGRPDGSYIKFDNNSAVLLNANMDPVGTRIFGPVARELRAAGFMKIVSLAPEVL, from the coding sequence ATGATACAGGTTGAATCCAGACTCGACGTGGCTGACAACTCCGGGGCCAAGCAGGTCCTGTGCATCAAGGTGCTTGGTGGTTCCAAGCGCCGCTACGCCAGCGTCGGTGACATTATTGTTGTGTCCGTCAAAGAGGCCATGCCCCATTCCAAGGTGAAGAAGGGCTCGGTCATGAAGGCGGTTGTCGTTCGTACGAAGAAGGAAATCGGTCGCCCCGATGGTTCCTACATCAAGTTCGACAACAATTCCGCCGTGCTGCTTAACGCAAACATGGACCCCGTCGGTACCCGTATTTTCGGACCCGTCGCCCGTGAACTGCGCGCAGCCGGTTTCATGAAGATCGTTTCCCTCGCTCCCGAGGTCCTGTAA